The following are encoded together in the Macadamia integrifolia cultivar HAES 741 chromosome 10, SCU_Mint_v3, whole genome shotgun sequence genome:
- the LOC122090831 gene encoding LOW QUALITY PROTEIN: cytokinin dehydrogenase 5-like (The sequence of the model RefSeq protein was modified relative to this genomic sequence to represent the inferred CDS: deleted 2 bases in 1 codon), protein MRSLTLFHSSFSLFFFLFFLRFPVNIQQRPQDTLPWSSAAMLMSATKLLLSFFICRLISTVGLAVKMVDHPHDLDLDLGQQNKLSTDPTDLEAASLDFGGMVRTRPLGVLHPTSADDVATIVRAVYESAHGLTISAKGHGHSINGEAQTDNGVVIKMSNGDKAMRRRQPSSVVVGGSENKYVDVWGGELWIDVLTSTLEYGLAPKSWTDYLYLSVGGTLSNAGISGQAFHHGPQISNVYELDVVTGKGELLTCSEEQNSELFHAVLGGLGQFGIITRARIAIEPAPQRVRWIRVLYSNFSSFTNDQEYLISLHGRPTSEKFDYVEGFVIVDEGLINNWRSSFFSPRNPVKITSISANGGVLYCLEITKNYDESTADTVDQEVEALMKKLSFIPASVFTTDLPYVDFLDRVHKAELKLRSKGLWDVPHPWLNLFVPKSRIDGFDQGVFKGILGDKTSGPILIYPMNKNKWDDRSSVVTVDEEVFYLVALLRSALDFGEETQSLDYLKDQNRRILDFCKDAGIGVKQYLPNYTTQQEWMDHFGDKWKLFLHRKMQFDPKHILAPGQRIFSPSLLSSSFSATLSSSSLSSSSSS, encoded by the exons ATGCGTAGTTTAACACTTTTTCATtctagtttctctctcttcttcttcctcttcttcctccgtTTCCCTGTAAATATCCAACAGAGACCGCAAGACACGCTGCCTTGGTCCTCTGCAGCGATGTTGATGTCTGCTACTAAGCTACTCCTGTCTTTCTTCATCTGCCGATTAATCTCCACCGTCGGATTAGCCGTGAAAATGGTGGACCACCCCCATGATCTTGATCTTGATCTT GGCCAGCAGAACAAGCTCAGCACCGACCCCACTGACTTGGAGGCGGCCTCTCTCGATTTTGGCGGAATGGTCCGAACCAGGCCACTTGGAGTCTTGCACCCCACCTCCGCCGACGACGTAGCCACCATTGTCCGAGCGGTTTACGAGTCGGCTCATGGTTTGACCATCTCGGCCAAGGGACACGGGCATTCCATCAACGGAGAAGCTCAGACAGATAACGGTGTGGTGATAAAGATGAGCAACGGCGACAAGGCCATGAGGCGGCGTCAGCCATCGTCGGTGGTGGTGGGTGGTTCGGAAAACAAATATGTAGACGTTTGGGGTGGGGAGCTTTGGATAGACGTGTTGACGTCGACGCTTGAGTATGGACTTGCACCAAAGTCATGGACTGATTACTTGTACCTCTCCGTTGGTGGTACCCTTTCCAACGCTGGTATTAGTGGACAAGCCTTCCATCACGGCCCTCAAATTAGCAATGTCTATGAACTCGACGTCGTTACAG GGAAAGGAGAGCTCTTGACATGTTCAGAGGAACAGAATTCAGAACTCTTCCATGCTGTTCTTGGTGGGTTAGGACAATTCGGGATCATAACTAGAGCTAGGATCGCCATTGAACCAGCTCCACAAAGG GTAAGGTGGATCCGAGTACTCTACTCCAACTTCTCATCCTTCACCAATGACCAAGAGTACCTCATCTCTCTGCATGGACGACCCACCAGCGAAAAGTTTGATTATGTGGAGGGTTTTGTTATCGTGGATGAAGGACTCATCAACAACTGGAgatcctctttcttctcccctCGTAACCCGGTAAAGATCACCTCTATTTCTGCCAATGGAGGTGTTTTATACTGCTTGGAGATCACAAAGAACTATGATGAATCTACAGCTGATACCGTTGATCAG GAAGTTGAAGCTTTAATGAAAAAGCTGAGTTTCATACCGGCATCAGTTTTTACAACTGATCTTCCATACGTGGATTTCTTGGACCGGGTTCATAAGGCCGAATTGAAGCTCCGGTCCAAGGGGTTGTGGGACGTACCTCACCCATGGTTGAACCTCTTTGTCCCCAAATCAAGGATTGATGGCTTTGATCAGGGTGTGTTCAAGGGCATATTGGGTGACAAGACAAGCGGGCCCATCCTCATCTACCCTATGAATAAAAACAA ATGGGACGATCGGAGCTCGGTGGTAACAGTAGACGAGGAAGTATTTTACCTAGTAGCGCTTCTCCGATCAGCATTGGATTTTGGGGAAGAGACACAGTCATTGGATTACCTGAAGGATCAGAACCGTCGGATCTTGGATTTCTGCAAGGACGCAGGTATCGGAGTGAAACAGTACTTACCCAACTATACCACCCAacaagaatggatggaccacTTCGGAGACAAATGGAAACTCTTCCTCCACCGCAAGATGCAATTCGACCCCAAGCATATTTTAGCCCCTGGCCAACGTATATTCTCcccttccctcctttcttcttctttttctgcaaCCTTATCGTCGTCATCCTtgtcatcgtcgtcgtcgtcttGA
- the LOC122092238 gene encoding uncharacterized protein LOC122092238: MNSAPALLGTDAESMTMAKRQDICHLVEPSQVYLPRVLVFHTNSLHLYAVQISRAEARAAAAERQVQIREVRARDAQRQQGLKRKGKKKGPPSSEAPPPKKRSRAEGPSTEAVQALVASGHNLSTRDSSPVADFRSLRAGNVRAKVGFVPRWSIKEDDTLSVSHVARELVLKGSLPRDAAEAQRQGTAAMITSACIFMAGAQNQVGQLALRAEAMARDLEASEREKSVLENERSVLLEKMEHLEEDLLRTSQEWDQKLAELKAQITTRVREAEIRGAEMYRASEGFWEEVKRAITPGFIMGATEVRDWVLEHYPEVSFEDSGLIFEEEC, translated from the exons ATGAACTCTGCTCCTGCCCTTCTTGGGACAGACGCAGAGTCGATGACGATGGCGAAGCGTCAAGACATCTGTCATCTGGTTGA gccaTCCCAAGTTTATTTGCCTCGGGTACTTGTGTTTCATACTAACTCCCTTCATCTTtatgcagtgcaaatctccagggccgaggctagggctgcAGCTGCAGAGAGGCAAGTCCAAATAAGGGAGGTCAGGGCGCGGGATGCACAGCGACAGCAGGGGttgaagaggaaagggaagaagaagggtcctCCCTCCTCCGAAGCTCCCCCACCGAAGAAAAGGTCCAGGGCCGAAGGACCCAGTACCGAAGCGGTCCAAGCCCTCGTCGCCTCTGGCCATAACTTGTCTACCCGAGACTCCTCCCCCGTGGCAGACTTCAGAAGCCTGAGGGCTGGGAATGTTAGGGCCAAGGTTGGCTTCGTCCCTCGGTGGTCGATCAAAGAAGACGACACCCTATCCGTCAGCCATGTCGCTCGTGAGTTGGTACTGAAGGGCAGCCTCCCCCGAGATGCTGCTGAAGCACAACGACAAGGGACAGCGGCCATGATAACTAGcgcctgcatcttcatggcaggg gcccaaaaccaagtggGTCAGCTAGCTCTCCGAGCCGAGGCCATGGCCCGAGACCTCGAGGCTTCCGAACGTGAGAAATCAGTCCTGGAGAATGAACGTTCGGTTCTCCTCGAGAAGATGGAACACCTGGAAGAAGACCTTCTTCGTACTAGCCAGGAATGGGATCAGAAGCTTGCGGAGCTGAAGGCACAGATAACAACAAGGGTTCGGGAGGCCGAGATCCGAGGGGCCGAGATGTATAGGGCCTCTGAGGGCTTTTGGGAGGAGGTCAAACGTGCCATCACCCCTGGGTTCATAATGGGCGCTActgaggtccgagactgggtcctcgagcactacccagaggtctctttcgaggacagcgggctcatcttcgaagaagagtgttga
- the LOC122091803 gene encoding ribosomal RNA small subunit methyltransferase, mitochondrial-like: protein MIPAYVWLTVCKNIFQETGLSNTLNLWTISELVHIFVKILPRLFSHCAPSRRADSKVIGTPFSNSAGTDSITGSGFYNPTLKSKQRRKKKLNRHLSSWSKRGLFSAREQNKQMLRRAKCISIWFNFNLRQLRLIGKPSTRHYLRKREDDDYCVNKRRRNAKDGNEAHHHLHLHKSRGQHILTNSRVLDSIVRQADIRPSDTILEIGPGTGNLTLKLLEAAHKVVAVEIDKRMIDIVCNRVSQFGFQDRFTVIYKDALKTDFPQFDLIIANIPYGISSPLIAKFVFGGHSFRSATLLLQKEFARRLLAKPGDSAFNRLAVNVKLVADVEFVMDVSKRDFVPCPKVDSSVVKIRPKATVPEVDMDEWWAFTRTCFSKKNKTLGATLKQKKKVIELLKRSQLSDSMAIAQRDNAVATKYNYDAIEEEEDEEDDEEGEEEKGEGCSSSYFAETEMGLFREKIVGVLKAGGFEGKRPSKLSHEELLGLLSLFNQAGIHFNN, encoded by the exons ATGATACCGGCATATGTATGGCTCACTGTGTGCAAAAACATATtccaagaaacaggtttatcaaacaccttaaaTTTGTGGACGATCTCTGAATTGGTCCATATTTTTGTCAAAATCCTCCCTCGCCTTTTCTCACATTGTGCTCCAAGCAGAAGAGCTGATTCTAAGGTCATTGGGACCCCATTTTCGAATTCAGCAGGGACCGATTCAATCACCGGTTCCGGTTTTTACAACCCTACTCTTAAGtccaaacaaagaagaaaaaaaaagttaaaccGTCACTTGAGCAGTTGGAGCAAGAGAGGTCTTTTCTCTGCGAGAGAGCAAAATAAGCAAATGCTTCGCCGAGCCAAATGTATATCCATCTGGTTCAACTTCAACCTGAGGCAATTGCGATTAATTGGGAAACCTTCTACTCGTCACTATCTTCGCAAGAGGGAAGACGACGACTACTGCGTAAATAAGCGACGAAGAAATGCCAAGGACGGAAATGAAGCCCATCATCATCTACACTTGCACAAGAGCAGAGGCCAACATATCCTCACCAACTCTCGAGTTCTTGACTCTATCGTCCGTCAGGCAGACATCAGGCCCTCCGACACTATCCTTGAGATCGGCCCTGGCACTGGCAATCTCACCCTCAAGCTCCTTGAGGCTGCTCACAAGGTTGTTGCTGTTGAAATCGATAAAAGGATGATTGATATTGTCTGCAATCGAGTAtcccaatttgggttccaagacAGGTTCACT GTTATATATAAAGATGCGCTCAAGACTGACTTCCCGCAATTCGATCTCATCATTGCCAACATTCCATACGGGATATCTTCACCTCTCATCGCGAAATTTGTGTTCGGAGGTCACTCCTTCAGGAGCGCTACGCTTCTCCTTCAGAAAGAGTTCGCTCGACGTTTGTTAGCCAAGCCTGGTGACTCTGCCTTCAATCGCCTGGCCGTCAATGTCAAGCTGGTGGCAGACGTGGAATTCGTCATGGACGTCAGCAAGAGGGATTTCGTACCCTGTCCCAAAGTCGACTCTTCTGTCGTCAAGATCCGCCCCAAGGCTACAGTCCCAGAGGTGGATATGGATGAATGGTGGGCTTTCACGCGGACCTGTTTTAgcaagaagaacaagactttGGGAGCCACGttgaagcagaagaagaaggtgattgAACTGCTAAAGAGGTCACAATTAAGTGATTCAATGGCAATTGCTCAGAGAGACAACGCAGTTGCCACCAAGTACAATTATGAtgccattgaagaagaagaagatgaagaagatgatgaggagggtgaggaggagaaaggagagGGTTGTTCTTCATCATACTTTGCTGAAACAGAGATGGGTTTATTCAGAGAGAAGATTGTTGGGGTTCTAAAGGCTGGTGGGTTTGAGGGGAAGAGACCTTCCAAACTTTCCCACGAGGAGTTGTTGGGTTTGCTTTCCTTATTCAACCAGGCCGGAATCCATTTCAACAACTGA